In Thermodesulfobacteriota bacterium, a single window of DNA contains:
- a CDS encoding restriction endonuclease subunit S, whose protein sequence is MNQYSKYKDTGIDLIREIPEHWEITRLKRVTLLLYGESLSNENRTDGSVPVYGSNGITGYHDKAITTYPCIVIGRKGSFGKVNYSEGKCFPIDTTFYIDTTATSNDIRWLYYLLLSLKLDSFSKDSAVPGLNREEVYERIVPLPPPLEQNTIACYLDHKTNQIDILVEKKQKLIELLKEYRTAIINHAVTKGLNPNVKMKDSGIEWLGKIPEHWEVQPLKFLCEIVLGKMLTNDDRGEYLRKPYLRAQNITWEKVDTDDIKEMWFSQNELNQYRLKKNDLLVSEGGEVGRTALWRNELPECYIQNSVHKVTMHPEYNPYYYLYHFQAYGKTGFFEAIVNRVSIGHLTREKLKDIKFLSPPSSEQDEIAEYLQQKTQEIDSLIEKHNKSIEFLNEYRTSLISQVVTGKIDVRKSSDEQKRDSVN, encoded by the coding sequence ATGAATCAGTACTCAAAATATAAAGATACTGGTATCGATTTAATTAGAGAAATACCTGAGCACTGGGAAATTACTCGGTTAAAAAGAGTAACTCTACTCCTTTATGGTGAATCGCTTTCAAACGAGAATAGAACAGATGGGAGTGTTCCAGTCTATGGTTCAAATGGAATTACTGGTTATCATGACAAGGCAATAACAACCTACCCTTGCATAGTTATCGGAAGAAAGGGTTCCTTCGGAAAAGTGAACTATTCAGAGGGTAAATGCTTTCCTATTGATACCACATTTTATATTGATACTACTGCAACCAGTAATGATATTCGTTGGTTGTATTATCTTTTACTTTCCTTAAAACTTGATTCTTTCTCAAAAGATTCCGCTGTACCAGGTTTGAACAGAGAAGAGGTATATGAAAGAATAGTGCCATTGCCACCACCCCTCGAACAAAATACTATAGCGTGTTACCTCGACCACAAAACAAATCAGATAGACATTCTCGTTGAAAAGAAACAGAAGCTCATTGAACTCCTCAAGGAATATCGAACAGCAATTATCAACCATGCAGTGACTAAAGGACTGAATCCCAATGTGAAGATGAAAGACTCTGGGATTGAGTGGTTAGGGAAGATACCGGAACATTGGGAAGTTCAACCTCTTAAATTTCTTTGTGAAATAGTGTTAGGGAAAATGCTTACGAATGATGATAGGGGTGAGTACCTTAGAAAACCCTATTTACGGGCACAGAACATAACCTGGGAAAAAGTTGATACAGATGATATTAAAGAAATGTGGTTTTCCCAGAATGAATTAAATCAATACAGATTGAAAAAAAATGATTTATTAGTGAGTGAGGGAGGTGAGGTTGGAAGAACTGCACTCTGGAGGAATGAACTCCCAGAGTGTTATATTCAAAATTCGGTTCATAAAGTCACAATGCACCCTGAATATAATCCATATTACTATTTATATCACTTTCAAGCATATGGGAAAACAGGATTCTTTGAAGCAATAGTAAATAGAGTGAGCATTGGACATCTAACAAGAGAAAAATTAAAAGATATAAAGTTCTTATCACCACCTTCATCTGAACAAGACGAAATTGCGGAATACCTTCAACAAAAGACCCAAGAAATTGACAGTTTGATTGAAAAGCATAATAAATCCATTGAATTCCTAAACGAATACCGAACCTCCCTTATCTCCCAGGTTGTGACGGGGAAAATTGATGTAAGAAAAAGTAGCGATGAGCAAAAAAGAGACTCCGTTAATTAG